One region of Candidatus Polarisedimenticolia bacterium genomic DNA includes:
- a CDS encoding B12-binding domain-containing radical SAM protein, with the protein MRALLVNPAFPDSYWSGRYALSFARRRSILPPLGLITVAALLPKSWELRLVDLDAQPLHDEDLKWADVVMLTGMLVQRPSLHEVLKRCRKLGVRTVVGGPYATAVPDELQDADHVFVGEGEEMVPTLAADLEAGRAKPRYQETGKPDMMSSPLPRYDLLKPGAYHQMSLQYSRGCPFSCEFCDIIVMYGRKPRTKSPAQVIAELEAIRQTGFAGDVFFVDDNFIGNKKLVKELLPEVAAWRDRTRPPLEFYTEASVNLADDLPLVDMMTRAGFTAVFMGIETPSPEALKETHKLQNLRRDLVEQVHSLLDRGLDVWAGFILGFDNDGPDSFDQMIQFIQNAAIPYAMVGVLSALPHTPLYERLEKEGRLRPELVGDQFGLTNVVTRMPVGQMLSGYRRVLETVYHPEIYFQRCRENLMRWKPAIGSVRPLGRRDLLSGIRALWGQGFTGRYRGAYWRYIQWVMRNCPEKLGRAVAQAAAGHHYISYTRNVVVPALSRFTPDTQEHQLALLAS; encoded by the coding sequence ATGAGAGCCCTGCTGGTCAATCCCGCCTTCCCCGATTCGTACTGGAGCGGCCGCTACGCTCTCTCCTTCGCGAGGCGCCGCAGCATCCTTCCACCCCTTGGTCTGATCACCGTCGCCGCATTGCTGCCGAAGAGCTGGGAGCTGCGCCTTGTCGATCTGGACGCCCAGCCGCTGCACGACGAGGATCTGAAATGGGCCGATGTGGTCATGCTCACCGGGATGCTGGTGCAGCGCCCGTCGCTGCACGAGGTGCTCAAGCGCTGCCGCAAGCTGGGCGTGCGCACGGTGGTGGGCGGGCCCTACGCCACGGCCGTCCCGGACGAATTGCAGGACGCCGATCATGTGTTCGTCGGCGAAGGGGAGGAGATGGTGCCAACCCTGGCCGCTGACCTGGAGGCGGGCCGGGCGAAGCCACGGTACCAGGAGACGGGCAAGCCCGACATGATGAGCTCTCCCCTGCCGCGCTACGACCTGCTCAAGCCCGGCGCCTACCACCAGATGTCGCTGCAGTACTCGCGCGGGTGCCCGTTCAGCTGCGAGTTCTGCGACATTATCGTGATGTACGGGCGCAAGCCGCGGACCAAGAGTCCAGCGCAGGTGATCGCCGAGCTGGAGGCGATTCGCCAGACCGGTTTCGCCGGCGACGTCTTCTTCGTGGACGACAACTTCATCGGCAACAAGAAGCTGGTGAAGGAGCTGCTGCCCGAGGTCGCCGCCTGGCGGGATCGCACCCGGCCTCCTCTGGAGTTCTACACCGAGGCCTCGGTCAACCTGGCCGATGATCTGCCGTTGGTCGACATGATGACCCGGGCCGGCTTCACCGCCGTGTTCATGGGAATCGAAACTCCCTCCCCCGAAGCGCTCAAGGAGACGCACAAGCTCCAGAACCTGAGGCGCGACCTGGTGGAGCAGGTCCATTCGCTGCTGGACCGCGGACTGGACGTCTGGGCCGGCTTCATCCTGGGCTTCGACAACGACGGCCCCGACAGCTTCGACCAGATGATCCAGTTCATCCAGAACGCCGCCATCCCCTACGCCATGGTGGGCGTCCTGAGCGCGCTGCCGCACACGCCGCTGTACGAAAGGCTGGAAAAGGAAGGGAGGCTGCGGCCGGAACTGGTCGGGGATCAGTTCGGCCTGACCAATGTGGTGACGCGCATGCCGGTGGGGCAGATGCTCTCAGGCTATCGCCGCGTTCTCGAGACGGTCTATCACCCGGAGATCTACTTCCAGCGCTGCCGCGAGAACCTGATGCGCTGGAAGCCTGCCATCGGATCCGTGCGTCCGCTTGGGCGCCGGGATCTGCTGTCGGGGATTCGCGCTCTATGGGGACAGGGATTCACCGGGCGATACCGTGGTGCCTACTGGCGCTATATCCAGTGGGTCATGCGCAACTGCCCCGAGAAGCTCGGCCGCGCCGTTGCCCAGGCGGCCGCGGGGCATCACTACATCAGCTACACGCGCAACGTGGTGGTGCCGGCCCTCTCCCGCTTCACCCCGGACACCCAGGAGCACCAGCTGGCACTGCTGGCCAGCTGA
- a CDS encoding DUF3857 domain-containing protein gives MLLPGRPGSRAAILFATVFTLSTPAASSADPGTAIVIGPGPRTMSGEEKALVADPAAAAQHGIILVDETVRDEESGSTEILRHVRAKILDDGAFSLADVEIPFARDNGVLKEWWGFTIAPDGTALEVKQADLETQEIPGFDRGRVIFRRMRLPGVVPGCVIDYGFHFQLSGIHAWPRVDLQQEYPVLQFRYRWVPTPSDVAAFRLFHNEGLRIQTVKDMHSVLVTASGLPPAHEEPNMPPVLESHASVLFYYRENATRPAKYWDHEAGRLLRRVKDFTPKKETLKVIASLDLPARVGLDGLQMAAYHRAAATYRNTTPFTSDEADPLQSDVGRSSRTVLDLLETKEAPAWELDLLYLGIAKALGAEAGLVLATDRRDHYFDPQLLSMRQFTSTVVAVKGPGEPDDHFVFVDLGSGLPFGQIPWWLSGGSAFMVSESGHRTIMIPPSEASKNLLQTRGTVGFDLPQRDRDPRRIMSWSTTGMGQEALWEREQLRMMTPQERGTALAKMCGSEDLNVRGSVDPNLQDLSQGFFIQCGGSQPISTDVEATPTTTLYRIPLRGPYLRQVPRFTAAERSLPVVFPYRRIESLILEVRSPEGFVPAGTTPPQQFESPFGSYALFVKSTPDGYHIERVFSLTALEVPPAEYAELNAFFDAVAAADETFLLSFLRASGP, from the coding sequence TTGCTTCTGCCTGGCCGGCCGGGCTCACGGGCGGCGATCCTCTTCGCAACTGTCTTCACGCTTTCGACTCCCGCGGCCTCCTCGGCCGACCCAGGCACGGCCATCGTGATCGGCCCCGGACCCAGGACAATGTCGGGCGAGGAGAAGGCGCTGGTCGCCGACCCGGCCGCCGCGGCGCAGCACGGCATCATCCTGGTGGATGAAACCGTGCGGGATGAAGAGAGCGGCTCGACCGAGATCCTCCGGCACGTCCGGGCGAAGATTCTCGACGACGGAGCATTCTCCCTGGCCGACGTCGAAATCCCCTTCGCGCGCGACAACGGAGTTCTAAAGGAATGGTGGGGTTTCACCATCGCGCCGGACGGCACGGCGCTCGAGGTGAAGCAGGCGGATCTCGAGACGCAGGAAATCCCGGGATTTGACCGTGGGCGTGTCATCTTCCGGCGGATGAGGCTTCCCGGCGTTGTCCCGGGGTGCGTCATCGACTACGGCTTCCACTTCCAGCTGTCCGGGATCCATGCCTGGCCGCGAGTCGATCTCCAGCAGGAATACCCGGTCCTGCAATTCCGCTATCGCTGGGTCCCCACTCCGAGCGATGTCGCTGCGTTCAGGCTGTTCCACAACGAAGGACTGCGCATTCAGACCGTCAAGGACATGCACTCGGTCCTGGTGACCGCAAGCGGCCTCCCCCCGGCGCACGAAGAGCCGAACATGCCTCCGGTGCTGGAATCGCACGCTTCCGTACTCTTCTATTATCGGGAGAATGCCACGAGGCCGGCGAAGTACTGGGACCATGAAGCCGGTCGTCTGCTCCGGCGGGTCAAGGATTTCACGCCGAAGAAGGAAACTCTGAAGGTCATCGCCTCCCTGGACCTTCCCGCCCGGGTTGGGCTGGATGGGCTCCAGATGGCTGCCTATCATCGGGCGGCCGCGACCTACCGCAATACCACACCGTTCACCAGCGACGAGGCGGACCCGCTGCAAAGCGACGTCGGCAGAAGCTCGCGGACCGTCCTGGACCTGCTGGAGACGAAGGAAGCCCCCGCCTGGGAGCTGGACCTGCTCTACCTGGGCATCGCCAAGGCGCTGGGCGCCGAGGCTGGCCTGGTCCTGGCCACCGATCGCAGGGATCACTACTTCGATCCCCAGCTGCTCAGCATGAGACAGTTCACCTCCACCGTAGTCGCGGTGAAGGGGCCCGGGGAGCCTGACGACCACTTCGTCTTCGTCGATCTCGGCTCCGGCCTCCCTTTCGGACAGATTCCCTGGTGGCTCAGCGGCGGGAGCGCCTTCATGGTGTCGGAATCCGGCCATCGCACCATCATGATCCCGCCCTCCGAAGCGTCGAAGAACCTGCTGCAGACGAGGGGGACCGTCGGGTTCGATTTACCGCAGCGCGACCGGGACCCGAGGCGCATCATGAGCTGGAGCACTACCGGGATGGGCCAGGAGGCACTCTGGGAGCGCGAGCAGCTGCGGATGATGACCCCTCAGGAGCGCGGGACAGCGCTGGCAAAGATGTGTGGCTCCGAAGATCTCAACGTCCGCGGCAGCGTTGACCCGAATCTCCAGGACCTGTCGCAAGGGTTCTTCATCCAATGTGGTGGTTCGCAGCCCATTTCCACCGACGTGGAAGCGACGCCTACCACGACTCTCTACAGAATCCCACTCCGGGGTCCTTATCTGAGACAGGTGCCTCGCTTCACGGCGGCGGAGCGTTCGTTGCCGGTCGTCTTTCCGTACCGGCGGATCGAATCGCTGATTCTCGAGGTCCGCTCTCCTGAAGGATTCGTGCCGGCCGGCACCACGCCTCCGCAACAGTTCGAATCGCCCTTCGGAAGCTACGCCTTGTTCGTCAAATCCACCCCGGACGGGTATCACATCGAGCGGGTCTTTTCTCTCACCGCACTCGAGGTCCCGCCGGCGGAATATGCTGAGTTGAACGCCTTTTTCGACGCGGTCGCGGCCGCCGACGAAACCTTCTTGCTATCCTTCCTGCGGGCGAGCGGACCGTAG
- a CDS encoding DUF4388 domain-containing protein → MSDPRPIEIHSRTIPELLFDIHRQATSGRLLLRRMGIQKSLYLQGGSLVFAASTDRDDRLIRSLLRRSRVPLPQLLKGLDVALRTQRRLGEVLVERGQLTREDLIIAIREQVTDIVCGVFQWTDGTCEFEPGVAPGAENITLRSHGLEMIVEGMRRIESWARVQEVVGGLNTEYRATKEASSLADMARLFPGERGILRYCEEPRTLEEICDAIPLDDFLICKLLWGFLIIGALIRA, encoded by the coding sequence ATGAGCGACCCCCGCCCCATTGAAATTCATTCCCGGACCATTCCCGAGCTTCTCTTCGACATCCATCGGCAGGCCACGAGCGGCAGACTGCTGCTGCGTCGCATGGGAATCCAAAAGAGCCTGTACTTGCAGGGCGGCTCGCTGGTTTTCGCCGCGTCCACCGACCGCGACGATCGCCTCATTCGCAGTCTTCTGCGGCGCAGCAGGGTCCCGCTGCCCCAGCTCCTCAAGGGGCTCGACGTGGCGCTGCGCACACAGCGGCGTCTGGGCGAGGTGCTGGTCGAGCGCGGCCAGCTCACTCGGGAGGATCTCATCATTGCCATACGCGAGCAGGTCACGGACATCGTGTGCGGGGTGTTTCAGTGGACCGACGGAACCTGTGAGTTCGAACCTGGAGTCGCCCCGGGTGCCGAGAACATCACCTTGCGATCCCATGGTCTCGAAATGATCGTGGAAGGCATGCGGCGGATCGAGTCCTGGGCAAGGGTGCAGGAGGTCGTGGGCGGATTGAACACCGAATACCGGGCGACCAAAGAGGCGAGCAGTCTGGCTGACATGGCCAGGCTTTTCCCCGGCGAGCGGGGGATTCTGCGCTACTGCGAGGAGCCGCGGACGCTGGAAGAGATTTGTGACGCGATTCCCCTGGACGACTTCCTCATCTGCAAGCTCCTATGGGGGTTCCTGATTATCGGAGCACTGATCCGGGCCTGA
- a CDS encoding CRTAC1 family protein translates to MRSGETLPLHRGNFRRSSPTGAHPRRSLRVVPVISILLLVGGCTAPGNPGAAAKSPPHPLPARKITYTDITKPSGIGFVHNTGAFGKKYLPETMGSGLVFFDYDGDGREDLFFVNGADWPGHHKAAARSALYRNKGDGTFEDVTLAAGLSAESYGIGAAAADYDGDGHVDLFVNALGADHLYRNLGNGKFEDATAKAGVSDPAFGSSATWLDYDGDGRLDLFVCNYVQWSESGDIFCTLDGVNKSYCTPESYRGASNRLFRNRGDGTFEDASRRAGIWNPSGKSLGVAALDYDGDGWTDLAVANDTQPNFLYRNRRNGTFEEVGVQAGIGFGEDGRARGAMGIDAADYDGSGRESLVIGNFSNEMVSLYRNLGNGVFLDEAPAAGVGTPSLLTLAFGCFFFDYDLDSHLDLFVANGHVESDIERIQPTVTYAQPPHLFRGVGNGKFEEMTRSLGESFATPRVARGAAYADIDGDGDLDIAVSVNGGPAILWRNDGGSDPGMDWIRIRLKAPAPNVDAIGAKVVVRRGNLTQTRWVRSAASYASQSETMLTFGLGAPGGNTPIDVEVIWPGGAVQRFPNLAPRKLHLLEKAVE, encoded by the coding sequence ATGAGAAGCGGCGAGACGCTGCCGCTGCATCGCGGCAATTTCAGGAGATCTTCTCCGACAGGCGCCCACCCGCGGCGATCTCTCCGGGTCGTGCCGGTCATCTCGATTCTGCTCCTGGTGGGCGGATGCACCGCTCCCGGCAATCCCGGCGCCGCCGCCAAGTCTCCACCACACCCGCTTCCCGCCCGGAAGATCACCTACACCGACATCACGAAGCCATCCGGCATTGGCTTCGTCCACAACACCGGCGCCTTCGGAAAAAAGTATCTTCCCGAGACGATGGGCTCGGGATTGGTTTTCTTCGATTACGACGGCGACGGCCGCGAGGATCTCTTCTTCGTCAATGGGGCCGACTGGCCGGGACACCATAAAGCGGCGGCGCGCTCGGCTTTGTATCGCAACAAGGGCGACGGCACCTTCGAAGATGTGACACTGGCGGCGGGGCTGAGCGCGGAGAGCTACGGGATTGGCGCCGCCGCGGCCGACTATGACGGCGACGGTCACGTCGACCTCTTCGTGAACGCACTCGGTGCCGATCATCTCTACCGCAATCTGGGAAATGGGAAGTTCGAGGACGCTACCGCGAAGGCCGGCGTCTCGGATCCGGCCTTCGGCTCCAGCGCCACCTGGCTCGACTATGACGGCGACGGCCGGCTCGACCTGTTCGTCTGCAACTACGTCCAGTGGAGCGAGAGCGGCGACATCTTCTGCACGCTCGACGGGGTGAACAAGTCGTACTGCACCCCCGAGTCGTATCGCGGCGCCTCCAACCGGCTGTTCCGCAACCGCGGCGACGGCACCTTCGAAGACGCGTCTCGGCGTGCCGGCATCTGGAACCCGTCCGGGAAATCACTCGGTGTGGCGGCGCTCGATTACGACGGCGACGGCTGGACCGATCTGGCCGTGGCCAACGACACGCAACCCAACTTCCTGTATCGCAACCGGCGCAATGGCACCTTCGAAGAGGTCGGCGTACAGGCGGGGATCGGCTTCGGCGAGGATGGCCGCGCGCGCGGCGCTATGGGAATCGATGCCGCCGACTACGACGGCTCGGGACGCGAGAGCCTTGTGATCGGGAACTTTTCCAACGAGATGGTGTCGCTCTACCGCAACCTGGGCAACGGTGTCTTCCTGGACGAGGCGCCGGCCGCCGGCGTCGGCACCCCCAGCCTGCTGACCCTCGCCTTCGGCTGCTTCTTCTTCGACTACGACCTCGACTCGCACCTCGACCTATTCGTGGCCAACGGCCACGTCGAGAGCGACATCGAGAGGATCCAGCCGACGGTGACCTATGCGCAGCCGCCACACCTGTTTCGCGGCGTGGGGAACGGGAAGTTCGAGGAAATGACCCGCTCGCTGGGCGAGTCGTTCGCCACCCCGCGTGTGGCGCGCGGAGCCGCTTACGCCGACATCGACGGCGACGGCGATCTCGACATCGCCGTCTCGGTCAACGGCGGACCGGCCATCCTGTGGCGCAACGACGGAGGCAGCGATCCTGGAATGGACTGGATTCGGATCAGGCTGAAGGCACCCGCGCCCAACGTCGACGCCATCGGCGCCAAGGTCGTCGTGCGCCGTGGCAATCTCACGCAGACGCGCTGGGTGCGCTCGGCAGCCTCCTATGCTTCGCAGAGCGAGACGATGCTGACTTTCGGCCTGGGCGCTCCGGGCGGCAATACTCCGATCGACGTCGAGGTGATCTGGCCCGGCGGCGCCGTCCAACGCTTCCCCAACCTCGCGCCCCGCAAGCTCCACCTGCTCGAAAAAGCCGTCGAATGA
- a CDS encoding sigma-54 dependent transcriptional regulator → MPETQSSRGTVLIVEDEAYVRTSLSELLESRGFEVMAATSAADAQDRLSRGPVDVVLTDLKMPGVDGLELVRRLHTAFPDLPVLVLTGHGTISSAVECIKAGATDYILKPADPDALELALARALERRALQREVTYLRARGSGRGAEERDPLGQSTRWLKVLEAARAAAPTDSTVLLTGESGTGKELVARLIHRLSGRALKPYVRVNCAAVPLDLWESEFFGHRRGSYTGAVADREGWFRLAHGGSLFMDEIGAMPAPAQAKILRVLQDGEFHRIGEEQPTRVDVRVIAATNADLVEEVRTGKFRQDLFYRLNVVRIELPALRERTEDVPILAAAFLREIAARLGRQAPVLTDRALNELKSYSWPGNVRELRNVLERTLILDPRERIEALELAPTAAAVPGEPAVEETNLRAALARREKEVVIEALRRSGGVRKEAARLLGIDQRNLGYYLHKHDVDPDHLPE, encoded by the coding sequence ATGCCTGAGACTCAATCCTCGCGGGGGACGGTGCTGATCGTGGAGGACGAGGCCTACGTGCGCACCTCGCTCTCCGAGCTTCTGGAGTCGCGCGGATTCGAGGTGATGGCGGCGACCTCGGCGGCCGATGCACAGGACCGGTTGAGCCGCGGTCCAGTTGATGTCGTCCTGACCGATCTGAAGATGCCCGGCGTGGACGGGTTGGAGCTGGTGCGTCGCCTGCATACGGCCTTTCCCGATCTGCCGGTCCTTGTCCTCACGGGACACGGGACGATCTCCTCGGCCGTGGAGTGCATCAAGGCGGGGGCGACCGACTACATTCTCAAGCCGGCCGACCCCGACGCATTGGAGCTGGCGTTGGCGCGGGCGCTGGAGCGCCGGGCGCTGCAGCGCGAGGTGACCTACCTGCGCGCCCGGGGAAGCGGGCGCGGCGCCGAGGAGCGCGACCCACTGGGACAGTCGACACGCTGGCTGAAGGTCCTGGAGGCGGCGCGCGCGGCGGCGCCGACCGACTCGACGGTGCTGCTGACGGGAGAATCGGGCACCGGCAAGGAGCTGGTGGCGCGGCTGATTCACCGCCTGAGCGGGCGCGCGCTCAAGCCCTACGTGCGGGTGAACTGCGCCGCCGTACCCCTGGATCTCTGGGAGAGCGAGTTCTTCGGGCACCGGCGCGGGTCATACACCGGTGCGGTCGCCGACCGCGAGGGTTGGTTCCGCCTGGCTCACGGCGGCTCGCTGTTCATGGATGAGATCGGGGCGATGCCGGCACCGGCCCAGGCCAAGATCCTGCGGGTGCTCCAGGACGGCGAGTTCCACCGCATCGGCGAGGAGCAGCCGACGCGGGTCGACGTGCGAGTCATCGCGGCGACCAATGCCGATCTGGTGGAGGAGGTGCGTACCGGCAAGTTCCGCCAGGACCTTTTCTACCGGCTCAACGTGGTGCGGATCGAGCTGCCAGCCCTGCGCGAACGCACCGAGGACGTGCCGATCCTGGCGGCGGCATTCCTCCGGGAGATTGCGGCACGGCTCGGGCGCCAGGCTCCCGTCCTGACGGACCGGGCGCTGAATGAGCTGAAGAGCTACTCCTGGCCCGGGAACGTGCGCGAGCTGCGCAATGTCCTGGAGCGGACGTTGATACTGGACCCACGGGAGCGCATCGAGGCTCTCGAGCTGGCGCCGACGGCAGCGGCGGTCCCCGGTGAGCCGGCGGTCGAGGAGACCAATCTGCGTGCCGCGCTGGCGCGGCGCGAAAAGGAAGTCGTGATCGAGGCGCTGCGGCGGTCGGGGGGCGTTCGCAAGGAAGCGGCGCGCCTGCTGGGGATCGACCAGCGCAACCTGGGCTATTACCTGCACAAGCACGACGTCGACCCGGACCATCTTCCCGAATGA
- a CDS encoding ATP-binding protein, producing MARWRLGSLGFGWLIGVSVAAIVAINLAGFGGIALARRGALEEAGRVLTLETAAQARSLESRLASSRADLTYLTGSPIFFGLETALRSADPTQARWRRLEAEGSLLLFLRAHPEVARVQAHAQSGSVLMVAARRGGIPVLWMAPDAEAGKVVKPREVDVPQQPLTADFAFRTGDRTVSGTVSLQATLDPARLLSEDAGASGSTRDCRISDASGKMLAREGGPAPGAASTTGDDLVARAPVQAEAWQRDGAWELTCRRSPAEILARVEPLAGRYRTTLLLNALVMSLALLLGMFAIQQTRRRARLEAIAEEETRVRELERQLFHAERLSTVGRLAAGIAHEINNPLEGMSNYLSLARADLGKSDVASAHKRLDGVAEGLKRAEEIVRRVLAHADPSVAPQTPVELGEILRQSAGFVRERPEFGGVKFDLDLPQEPLVVKGNAAMLGQVFLNLLLNACEAQPGGGEVRVKARGGAAETTVEIADRGPGVPSSSAGKIFEPFFSTKNSSGLGLSICYAIARRHDAELKVESRPGGGALFKMIFKTGATANA from the coding sequence ATGGCGCGCTGGCGTCTCGGATCGTTGGGTTTCGGCTGGCTGATAGGCGTGTCGGTGGCCGCCATCGTGGCTATCAACCTGGCCGGTTTTGGCGGGATTGCCCTGGCCCGGCGCGGAGCGCTCGAGGAGGCCGGTAGAGTCCTGACGCTCGAGACCGCCGCGCAGGCGCGCAGCCTGGAGAGCCGGCTCGCCTCCTCGCGGGCCGACCTGACCTACCTCACGGGTTCCCCCATCTTCTTCGGGCTCGAAACCGCGCTGCGCTCGGCCGACCCGACGCAGGCGCGCTGGCGGCGGCTGGAGGCGGAAGGCTCTCTGCTGCTGTTCCTGCGCGCCCATCCCGAGGTGGCGCGGGTGCAGGCGCATGCCCAGTCGGGCAGCGTCCTGATGGTGGCGGCGCGCCGCGGCGGCATCCCGGTGCTGTGGATGGCACCGGACGCCGAGGCGGGAAAGGTGGTGAAGCCGCGCGAGGTGGACGTCCCGCAGCAGCCGCTGACGGCCGATTTCGCGTTCCGCACGGGCGACCGCACGGTGAGCGGTACGGTGTCGCTGCAGGCGACGCTGGACCCGGCGCGACTGCTTTCGGAGGACGCGGGCGCGAGCGGGTCGACCCGCGATTGCCGGATCTCGGATGCGTCAGGAAAGATGCTGGCGCGTGAAGGCGGACCGGCGCCGGGCGCGGCGTCGACCACCGGCGACGATCTGGTGGCCCGCGCTCCGGTGCAGGCCGAAGCTTGGCAGCGCGATGGTGCGTGGGAGCTGACCTGTCGGCGTAGCCCGGCCGAGATCCTGGCGCGTGTCGAGCCGCTGGCGGGACGCTACCGGACGACGCTCCTGTTGAACGCTTTAGTGATGAGCCTGGCGCTTCTGCTGGGGATGTTCGCCATCCAGCAGACGCGACGCCGGGCGCGCCTGGAAGCGATCGCCGAAGAGGAGACGCGGGTGCGCGAGCTGGAGCGTCAGCTCTTCCATGCCGAGCGGCTCAGCACGGTGGGGCGGCTCGCTGCAGGGATCGCGCATGAGATCAATAATCCTCTGGAAGGAATGTCGAACTACCTGAGCCTGGCACGCGCCGACCTCGGGAAATCGGACGTCGCCTCCGCACACAAGCGACTGGACGGCGTAGCCGAGGGATTGAAGAGGGCCGAGGAGATCGTCCGCCGGGTCCTGGCGCATGCCGACCCATCGGTGGCCCCGCAGACGCCGGTGGAGCTGGGCGAAATTCTGCGGCAGTCGGCCGGCTTCGTGCGGGAGCGGCCGGAGTTCGGAGGCGTGAAGTTCGACCTCGACCTGCCGCAGGAACCCCTGGTCGTGAAGGGCAACGCCGCCATGCTGGGCCAGGTCTTCCTCAATTTACTGCTGAACGCCTGCGAGGCGCAGCCGGGCGGCGGGGAGGTGCGGGTGAAGGCGCGCGGCGGCGCGGCCGAGACGACGGTGGAAATCGCCGACCGCGGCCCCGGCGTGCCGTCTTCTTCGGCGGGGAAGATCTTCGAGCCTTTCTTCTCCACCAAGAACTCGTCGGGTCTGGGGCTGTCGATCTGTTACGCCATCGCTCGGCGGCACGACGCAGAGCTGAAGGTGGAGTCGCGCCCGGGGGGAGGGGCGCTGTTCAAGATGATCTTCAAGACGGGAGCCACGGCAAATGCCTGA
- a CDS encoding NADP-dependent oxidoreductase gives MNQRDDTKTTMKAVRIHAFGGPEVLQYEDAPRPVADAGEVLIRIHASAVNPADWKFRNGYFGKDARLPITLGFDFSGVIEALGEGVTRWKTGDEVYGYSLGAYAEYIAVKETLVAAKPKTVDHIHAAAIASASLAAWKALFEAGGLRPGQKVLIHGATGGVGGFAVQLAHAKGARVIGTASKRNQSYLKELGADEAIDYESVRFEDVVRDVDVVFDTQGGATQSRSWKTLKRGGILVSIAQPPAPEEAEKHGVRAVFMVNEMKAESLNAITKLVDSGELKAVVDTVLPLSEARRAQELIQTGHTRGKIALKVV, from the coding sequence ATGAACCAACGAGATGATACCAAGACCACAATGAAAGCCGTGCGCATCCATGCCTTCGGCGGCCCGGAAGTGTTGCAGTACGAAGACGCTCCACGTCCGGTTGCCGACGCGGGCGAGGTCCTGATCCGAATCCATGCCAGCGCAGTCAATCCCGCGGATTGGAAGTTCCGCAACGGGTATTTCGGGAAGGACGCGCGCTTGCCGATCACCTTGGGGTTCGACTTCTCCGGAGTGATCGAAGCCCTCGGCGAGGGCGTCACGCGCTGGAAGACCGGCGATGAAGTTTATGGGTATAGCTTGGGCGCTTATGCCGAATATATCGCCGTGAAGGAGACCTTGGTGGCCGCCAAGCCGAAGACGGTAGACCATATCCATGCGGCTGCAATTGCTTCGGCGAGCTTGGCGGCCTGGAAGGCCTTGTTCGAAGCGGGCGGATTGCGTCCCGGCCAGAAGGTTCTGATCCACGGAGCCACCGGCGGCGTGGGTGGATTCGCCGTGCAGCTTGCGCATGCCAAGGGCGCCCGTGTCATCGGCACGGCGTCGAAGCGCAATCAAAGCTACCTAAAGGAATTAGGCGCCGATGAAGCCATTGATTATGAGTCGGTTCGTTTCGAGGACGTGGTCCGGGATGTGGACGTGGTCTTTGATACCCAGGGCGGTGCAACGCAGTCGCGCTCCTGGAAGACCCTGAAGCGAGGCGGCATCCTGGTTTCCATCGCGCAGCCTCCAGCCCCGGAGGAAGCGGAGAAACATGGCGTGCGGGCTGTTTTCATGGTCAATGAAATGAAGGCCGAGTCCTTGAACGCCATCACCAAGCTGGTCGACTCGGGGGAATTGAAAGCCGTGGTGGATACCGTTCTGCCCTTGTCCGAAGCGCGCCGCGCCCAGGAGCTCATACAAACCGGCCACACGCGCGGAAAGATCGCGCTCAAGGTGGTCTAA